A section of the Gloeobacter violaceus PCC 7421 genome encodes:
- a CDS encoding transketolase C-terminal domain-containing protein, whose translation MTTTTVRFPIDISAYKPLALDFANPVLSAEQRETLRANIQFCRDAIVFFTATGAARGVGGHTGGPYDTVPEVMILEALFRGNPDKFVPIFFDEAGHRVATQYLMAALHGELPFEQLLQYRAADSHLPGHPELGLTPGVKFSSGRLGHMWPYVNGVAMANPDKVVFCLGSDGSQQEGNDAEAARLAVAQGLNVKLIVDDNDVTIAGHPSKYLPGFSVAKTLAGHGLAIDEGDGEDLDGLYARICTAITAAGPVAVVNKRPMCVGIDGLEGSTHGHDVISVDLAVAYLEKRGQSEAVKFLKNVAKPKQSYTFLGSGTQMGSNRNVFGEAVVAVLGRMDAAERKARVMCIDSDLEGSCGLKKIHDTFPEIFVASGIMERGNLSAAAGFGMEKGKQGIFGTFSAFLEMCISEITMARLNYSNVLCHFSHSGIDDMADNTCHFGLNNFFADNGLDDGYETRLYFPADAAQMKACVEAVFHQPGLRFIFSTRSKTPNILDADGKDLHGEGYTFTPGADEVVREGTAGYIVSFGESLYRALDAVERLKEEGIDVGLINKPTLNVIDEKMLAKVGSSPMVLVVESFNRRTGLGSRFGSWLLERGYAPKFAHLGTHKEGCGGLWEQFPHQGIDPVGIIAKVKELVG comes from the coding sequence ATGACAACAACCACCGTTCGCTTTCCGATCGATATCAGTGCCTACAAGCCGCTGGCGCTGGATTTTGCCAATCCGGTGCTGAGCGCCGAACAGCGCGAGACGCTCAGAGCGAATATCCAGTTTTGTCGCGATGCGATTGTGTTCTTCACCGCCACCGGGGCGGCCCGGGGAGTGGGCGGCCACACCGGCGGACCCTACGACACGGTGCCCGAGGTGATGATCCTCGAAGCGCTCTTCCGGGGCAATCCCGACAAGTTTGTGCCCATCTTTTTTGACGAAGCCGGTCACCGGGTGGCCACCCAGTACCTGATGGCGGCCCTGCACGGCGAATTGCCCTTCGAGCAACTGCTGCAGTACCGCGCCGCCGATTCGCACCTGCCCGGTCACCCCGAACTGGGGCTCACCCCCGGCGTCAAATTCAGCTCCGGACGGCTCGGGCACATGTGGCCCTACGTCAACGGCGTGGCGATGGCCAATCCCGATAAGGTCGTCTTCTGCCTGGGTTCGGACGGTTCGCAGCAGGAGGGCAACGACGCGGAAGCCGCCCGCCTTGCTGTCGCCCAAGGGCTCAACGTCAAGCTCATCGTCGACGACAACGACGTGACAATCGCCGGACACCCGTCGAAGTACCTGCCGGGCTTCAGCGTCGCCAAGACCCTGGCGGGCCACGGACTCGCCATCGATGAAGGGGACGGCGAAGATCTCGACGGGTTGTACGCCCGCATTTGTACGGCGATCACCGCCGCCGGCCCGGTCGCCGTCGTCAACAAGCGCCCCATGTGCGTGGGCATCGACGGCCTCGAGGGTTCGACCCACGGCCACGACGTCATTTCGGTGGATCTGGCGGTTGCTTATCTTGAAAAGCGCGGCCAGAGCGAGGCGGTGAAGTTCCTCAAAAACGTCGCCAAACCCAAGCAGAGCTACACTTTCCTGGGCTCAGGCACCCAGATGGGTTCCAACCGCAACGTCTTCGGCGAGGCGGTGGTGGCGGTGCTGGGCCGCATGGACGCGGCGGAGCGCAAGGCGCGGGTCATGTGCATCGACAGCGACCTCGAAGGCTCCTGCGGTCTGAAGAAGATCCACGACACTTTCCCGGAAATTTTCGTCGCCTCTGGGATCATGGAGCGGGGCAATCTTTCCGCCGCCGCCGGTTTCGGCATGGAGAAGGGCAAGCAGGGCATCTTCGGGACCTTCAGCGCCTTTTTGGAGATGTGCATTTCAGAGATCACCATGGCGCGGCTCAACTACTCGAACGTGCTGTGCCACTTCTCCCACTCCGGCATCGACGACATGGCCGACAACACCTGCCACTTCGGCCTCAACAACTTCTTTGCCGACAACGGCCTGGATGACGGCTACGAAACCCGGCTCTACTTCCCGGCGGACGCGGCCCAGATGAAAGCCTGCGTGGAGGCGGTCTTCCACCAGCCGGGTTTGCGCTTTATCTTCTCGACGCGCTCCAAGACCCCCAACATCCTGGATGCCGACGGCAAGGACCTGCACGGCGAAGGCTACACTTTTACTCCGGGTGCCGACGAGGTGGTGCGCGAGGGCACGGCGGGCTACATCGTGAGCTTCGGCGAATCGCTTTACCGGGCGCTCGATGCGGTCGAACGCCTCAAGGAGGAGGGCATCGACGTGGGTCTCATCAACAAGCCGACCCTCAACGTCATCGACGAAAAGATGCTCGCCAAAGTCGGCAGTTCCCCGATGGTGCTGGTGGTTGAATCGTTCAACCGCCGCACGGGCCTCGGTAGCCGCTTCGGCTCCTGGCTGTTGGAGCGCGGTTACGCCCCCAAATTCGCCCACCTGGGCACCCACAAAGAAGGCTGCGGCGGCCTGTGGGAGCAGTTCCCGCACCAGGGTATCGACCCGGTGGGGATCATAGCCAAGGTGAAGGAACTGGTGGGCTAG
- the radC gene encoding RadC family protein, with product MLPAMHTPRIAELPIAERPRERLLTHGARGLATAELLAVLFGGGQAAVRLSALGLAQQVLHTLGRAGGEPLVHLRDVSAAELMLQPGVGPARAAAVLAAIELGRRVFVVRSSGERPVIDGPQAVAAVLGGELAFARQEQFAVLLLDVKNRLIAHRIVSVGTIDETLAHPREIFREAIRQGAAGIIVAHNHPSGVTEPSPEDLRLTGQLIECGRTLQIPVLDHVILGQGNFTSLRRLTALWRA from the coding sequence ATGCTGCCTGCCATGCATACGCCGCGCATTGCCGAATTGCCCATTGCCGAACGCCCCCGCGAACGCCTGCTGACCCATGGCGCGCGGGGACTGGCCACCGCCGAACTGCTTGCGGTGCTCTTCGGCGGCGGCCAGGCCGCTGTGCGCTTGAGCGCTCTGGGGCTTGCCCAGCAGGTGCTGCACACCCTCGGTCGCGCCGGGGGCGAACCACTGGTGCACCTGCGCGATGTGAGCGCGGCGGAGTTGATGCTGCAGCCGGGGGTCGGTCCGGCCCGAGCGGCGGCGGTGCTTGCGGCCATCGAACTTGGGCGGCGGGTGTTCGTGGTCCGCAGCAGCGGGGAGCGACCGGTGATCGACGGGCCGCAGGCGGTGGCGGCGGTACTCGGGGGCGAACTGGCTTTTGCCCGCCAGGAGCAGTTCGCGGTGCTGCTGCTCGATGTCAAAAACCGGCTCATCGCCCACCGGATTGTGAGCGTCGGCACGATCGACGAGACCCTCGCCCATCCGCGCGAAATCTTTCGCGAGGCGATCCGTCAGGGGGCGGCGGGGATCATCGTCGCCCACAACCACCCGTCCGGGGTGACCGAACCTTCGCCAGAGGATCTGCGCCTCACCGGGCAACTGATCGAGTGCGGTCGCACCCTGCAAATTCCCGTGCTGGATCACGTCATCCTCGGCCAGGGCAACTTCACGAGCCTCCGGCGGCTCACCGCCCTGTGGCGGGCGTGA
- a CDS encoding ester cyclase: MASPDENKAVVRRFYEEAYNQKREAVLDEIISPDYLDKGHNPPGQGIEGARQDLKGILAAFEPVHFAIEQLIAEGDTVAVRWTGSGVQVGEFGGMPATGQPVEFSGMSFYRLADGKLVETRNAVNL, from the coding sequence ATGGCAAGCCCGGACGAAAACAAAGCGGTGGTGCGGCGCTTTTACGAGGAAGCCTACAACCAGAAACGCGAAGCGGTCCTCGATGAGATTATCTCACCGGATTACCTCGACAAGGGCCACAACCCGCCCGGCCAGGGAATCGAGGGTGCCCGGCAAGATTTGAAGGGAATTCTTGCCGCCTTCGAGCCGGTCCATTTTGCGATCGAGCAATTGATTGCAGAAGGGGACACGGTGGCGGTGCGCTGGACGGGCAGCGGCGTGCAGGTCGGTGAGTTCGGCGGCATGCCCGCCACAGGTCAGCCGGTGGAGTTCTCGGGCATGAGCTTCTACCGGCTCGCGGATGGCAAGCTGGTAGAAACGCGCAACGCCGTCAATTTGTAA
- a CDS encoding DUF1579 domain-containing protein, whose protein sequence is MQTEPQNEHQWLQKLVGEWTCEIECETEATMGPDQPSEKATGTESVRSLGGLWVVAEGQGGMPGGGAATTMMTLGYDPQKQRYVGTWVGSMMSCLWVYDGELDTSNNVLTLNAEGPALSTEAKTAKYRDVIEFKSDDHRVMTSHMLGDDGQWHWFMTASYRRKP, encoded by the coding sequence ATGCAGACCGAACCGCAGAACGAACACCAGTGGCTACAGAAGCTTGTGGGTGAGTGGACATGCGAAATTGAATGCGAAACGGAAGCGACCATGGGTCCGGATCAGCCCTCTGAAAAGGCTACAGGAACCGAGAGTGTTCGATCGCTCGGAGGGCTGTGGGTTGTGGCGGAGGGGCAGGGTGGGATGCCCGGTGGCGGTGCCGCGACGACGATGATGACCCTTGGCTATGACCCACAAAAGCAGCGGTACGTGGGCACGTGGGTCGGCTCGATGATGAGCTGTCTCTGGGTGTACGACGGCGAACTGGACACATCCAACAATGTGCTGACGCTCAATGCCGAGGGACCCGCCCTGTCCACCGAAGCAAAGACGGCAAAGTACAGGGACGTGATCGAATTCAAGAGCGACGACCACCGGGTGATGACATCGCATATGCTGGGCGACGACGGGCAGTGGCATTGGTTTATGACGGCGAGCTACCGGCGCAAACCGTAG
- a CDS encoding multicopper oxidase domain-containing protein has protein sequence MWTFVHLYHCHILEHEDGGMMGTVEARLVGKVPPQK, from the coding sequence ATGTGGACTTTTGTCCATTTATACCACTGCCACATCCTGGAACACGAGGACGGCGGCATGATGGGCACCGTTGAGGCGCGGCTGGTCGGCAAGGTTCCGCCACAAAAATAA
- a CDS encoding LL-diaminopimelate aminotransferase, whose protein sequence is MRLATRLEKLQSNVFSLMDEAKARARRAGLEVVDLSLGSSDLSPPAHALERIRESILDPTSHGYLLFQGTRSFREACAAWYERRYGLALDPETEILPLIGSQEGTAHIPLAVLDPGDVALLTDPGYPSHEGGVHLAGGQIYPLALRPETGYLPQLEQIPEEVLERSRLLVLSYPHNPTAATATLAYFERAVAFCRAHDIVLVHDFPYADFHLSGEQPPSILQADRERAVAIEFFSLSKSFHMGGFRIGFAVGNRDLVAALRQVKASIDFNQYRGILDGAEAALRGPQDYVREAVAVFRARRDRAVAALAQAGWQVPAPEATMYLWAALPECWRGSSAEFCIRLVEQTGVALAPGSGFGSSGEGYVRFALVRSEDMLERAIAQIAGFLQRSC, encoded by the coding sequence ATGCGTTTGGCAACCCGGCTGGAGAAGCTCCAGTCCAACGTGTTTAGCTTGATGGACGAGGCCAAGGCCAGAGCCCGCCGAGCCGGCCTCGAAGTGGTGGACCTGTCGCTCGGTTCGTCGGACCTTTCCCCCCCGGCCCACGCGCTGGAGCGCATCCGCGAGTCGATTCTCGATCCGACTTCCCACGGCTATTTGCTCTTTCAGGGCACCCGCTCCTTCCGCGAAGCCTGCGCCGCCTGGTACGAACGCCGCTACGGTCTGGCGCTCGACCCGGAGACCGAAATTCTGCCGCTCATCGGTTCTCAAGAAGGTACCGCCCACATCCCGCTCGCGGTGCTCGATCCGGGCGATGTGGCACTATTGACGGATCCGGGTTATCCGTCCCACGAGGGGGGAGTGCACCTAGCGGGCGGTCAGATCTATCCGCTGGCCCTCAGGCCCGAGACGGGCTATCTACCGCAACTGGAGCAGATCCCCGAGGAAGTGCTGGAGCGCAGCCGCCTGCTGGTACTGAGCTATCCCCACAATCCCACCGCCGCCACGGCGACCCTCGCCTACTTCGAGCGGGCAGTCGCCTTTTGCCGCGCCCACGACATCGTCCTGGTCCACGATTTTCCCTACGCCGACTTTCACCTGTCCGGCGAGCAGCCGCCCTCGATTTTGCAGGCCGACCGCGAGCGGGCCGTGGCGATCGAATTTTTCAGCCTCTCCAAGTCGTTCCACATGGGAGGCTTTCGCATCGGCTTCGCCGTCGGCAACCGCGATCTTGTCGCCGCCCTGCGCCAGGTGAAGGCGAGCATCGATTTCAACCAGTACCGCGGCATCTTAGACGGGGCGGAAGCGGCCCTGCGCGGTCCGCAGGACTATGTGCGCGAGGCGGTGGCCGTCTTTCGTGCTCGTCGCGACCGGGCGGTGGCGGCCCTCGCCCAGGCCGGCTGGCAGGTACCTGCCCCCGAGGCGACGATGTACCTGTGGGCGGCGCTACCGGAGTGCTGGCGCGGTTCTTCGGCCGAATTTTGCATCCGGCTGGTGGAGCAAACGGGCGTGGCCCTCGCCCCCGGCTCCGGGTTCGGTTCCTCCGGTGAAGGCTACGTGCGCTTCGCACTGGTGCGCTCGGAGGACATGCTCGAACGGGCAATTGCGCAGATTGCCGGGTTTTTGCAGAGAAGCTGTTAG
- a CDS encoding SagB/ThcOx family dehydrogenase: MARSQAPGASPFCLFYHEKTKYSPEGLTRRRSALDWSQQPTATKEYRTGELLDLRPYLPGQPLEQADDPRSRLSRVLYLTYGATAVVAYPERPFYMRAAPSAGGLYPAEVYLVSRGDDPRLPPGIYNYQVPSHSLVRFWSGDVWEEAREACFGHPAFERASYAVVVSGVFYRSAWRYEDRAYRRVFLDSGHLLGNLELAAALADYRVRLITGFADDGLNALLFLPASEEEVLAVAVLAEGADADREDGPTALPSPVQFDYPPIPEGQRLAYLHEVSKLVAPPKGPVSDCGTEDKYNFPFCLKVPVAGEALDWRGQLDETILRRRSTRQYTGADLRFDELAALLDFTYRPQRYKDQGLDPDPQYAHLFLLSTFVVVLGVEGLEAGCYYYAPRAGELRQIRFKHFRREVHHLCLGQELGRDSGAVVIHTADLEAAAERFGERVYRTLHLDSGHLGQRLNLAAIRLGLGVSGIGGFFDDEVNEVLGIPEQEAVLYITTLGRPQPQRGGE, encoded by the coding sequence ATGGCGCGTTCGCAGGCCCCTGGGGCGTCTCCTTTTTGCCTCTTTTACCACGAGAAGACCAAGTACTCTCCCGAAGGTCTGACCCGGCGCCGGAGCGCCCTCGACTGGTCGCAGCAGCCCACCGCCACCAAGGAGTACCGCACCGGCGAACTGCTCGATCTGAGGCCCTACCTGCCCGGCCAGCCGCTGGAGCAGGCGGATGATCCGCGCAGCCGCCTGTCGCGGGTGCTCTATCTCACTTACGGGGCGACGGCGGTGGTGGCCTACCCCGAGCGGCCTTTTTATATGCGCGCCGCCCCTTCGGCGGGCGGGCTGTACCCGGCGGAAGTGTATCTGGTAAGCCGTGGCGACGATCCGCGCTTGCCGCCTGGGATCTACAACTACCAGGTGCCCAGCCACAGTCTGGTGCGCTTCTGGAGCGGGGATGTGTGGGAGGAAGCCCGCGAGGCGTGTTTCGGGCATCCCGCCTTCGAGCGCGCTTCCTACGCGGTCGTGGTCAGTGGCGTGTTTTATCGCTCGGCATGGCGGTATGAAGATCGGGCCTACCGGCGGGTCTTTCTGGATAGCGGCCACCTGCTGGGCAATCTGGAACTGGCGGCCGCCCTCGCCGATTATCGCGTCCGGCTGATTACCGGGTTTGCCGACGACGGGCTCAACGCGCTGTTATTTTTGCCGGCCTCAGAAGAGGAAGTGCTGGCGGTGGCCGTACTCGCCGAGGGGGCGGATGCGGACCGCGAAGACGGTCCCACGGCTCTGCCCTCGCCGGTGCAGTTCGATTACCCGCCCATTCCCGAGGGCCAGCGCCTCGCTTACCTGCACGAGGTGTCCAAGCTCGTCGCCCCCCCCAAAGGGCCTGTGAGCGACTGCGGAACCGAGGACAAATACAACTTTCCGTTTTGTCTGAAGGTGCCGGTGGCTGGGGAAGCGCTCGACTGGCGGGGGCAATTGGACGAGACCATCTTGCGCCGCCGCTCCACCCGGCAGTACACCGGTGCGGATCTCAGATTTGACGAGTTGGCCGCCCTGCTCGATTTCACCTACCGGCCGCAGCGCTACAAGGATCAAGGGTTGGATCCCGATCCGCAGTACGCCCATTTGTTCTTGCTCTCGACCTTTGTGGTCGTGCTGGGTGTGGAGGGTCTGGAGGCGGGTTGCTATTACTACGCGCCCCGGGCGGGCGAGTTGCGCCAGATTCGCTTCAAGCACTTTCGCCGCGAGGTGCACCACCTCTGTCTGGGTCAGGAACTCGGCCGCGACAGCGGTGCCGTCGTCATCCATACCGCCGATTTAGAGGCAGCGGCGGAGCGCTTCGGCGAGCGGGTCTACCGCACGCTTCATCTCGACAGCGGCCACCTCGGCCAACGGCTCAACCTGGCCGCCATCCGCCTGGGATTGGGGGTGAGCGGCATCGGCGGGTTCTTCGACGACGAGGTCAACGAAGTGCTGGGTATCCCAGAGCAGGAGGCCGTGCTCTATATCACCACCCTTGGCCGCCCGCAGCCGCAGCGGGGCGGCGAGTGA
- a CDS encoding M23 family metallopeptidase, whose product MWCRPVLVAILLASLGLPAPASENAQLALWRQVSFPLENFSGFSSRFGWRTSPTGARRREFHSGLDMPAPVGTYIRAWADGQVRTVRYDGRCGWHVVVTSGDWTSTYCHISAVGVQEGQTVRAGEVVAAVGSTGRSTGPHLHWTLRHRGKLVDPELVLQAMQLAWQGAAAPEVAPAQDVPDEAQHSPLPVGEQP is encoded by the coding sequence ATGTGGTGCAGGCCAGTTCTGGTCGCCATTTTGCTTGCAAGTCTGGGCCTACCGGCCCCGGCCAGCGAAAATGCCCAACTGGCGCTGTGGCGGCAGGTCTCCTTTCCGCTTGAAAACTTCAGCGGCTTTTCTTCGCGCTTCGGCTGGCGCACCTCGCCCACCGGCGCCCGTCGCCGCGAATTTCACAGCGGCCTCGACATGCCCGCACCGGTGGGCACCTACATCCGGGCCTGGGCCGACGGGCAGGTGCGCACGGTGCGCTACGACGGGCGTTGCGGCTGGCATGTCGTCGTCACCTCGGGCGATTGGACGAGTACGTATTGCCACATCAGCGCCGTGGGCGTCCAGGAAGGCCAGACGGTGCGCGCCGGGGAAGTGGTGGCGGCGGTGGGCAGCACGGGACGCTCCACCGGACCGCACTTGCACTGGACCTTGCGCCACCGCGGCAAGCTTGTCGATCCCGAACTGGTGCTGCAGGCGATGCAATTGGCCTGGCAGGGGGCGGCGGCTCCCGAGGTGGCTCCCGCCCAGGATGTCCCCGACGAAGCGCAGCACAGTCCGCTGCCGGTGGGCGAGCAGCCGTAG
- a CDS encoding ABC transporter ATP-binding protein, translated as MLLDACDLHKSYGERQAVAGLTFQVAAGEIFGLLGPNGAGKSTTIKMLAGLVRPDRGSVRVAGLELARSACEAKRLVGIVPQELAVYPGLSARDNLAFWGELYGLSGRRLAERIGAVLEVVGLAERGREPVERFSGGMQRRLNLAIGLIHEPRLLLLDEPTVGVDPQSRNRIFEGIEQLSRAGMAIVYTSHYLEEVERLCRRVAIVDGGRLVAEGTPAQLQSGAGHGLVVLTVQQPLEETAGALAALAGVVGVHQEEGSGRVTIAAERPQQVLVAALEVLGKAEIGVLGVQLIESSLEAVFLQLTGRSLRDES; from the coding sequence ATGCTCCTCGATGCCTGTGACCTGCACAAGTCCTACGGTGAGCGGCAGGCGGTGGCCGGTCTGACGTTTCAGGTGGCGGCGGGCGAAATTTTTGGATTGCTCGGGCCGAACGGGGCCGGCAAATCGACCACCATCAAGATGCTCGCGGGGCTGGTGAGGCCGGATAGAGGGTCGGTCCGGGTGGCGGGTCTGGAGCTGGCCCGTTCGGCCTGCGAGGCGAAGCGCCTGGTGGGCATCGTGCCCCAGGAGTTGGCCGTCTATCCGGGGCTGAGCGCCCGCGACAATCTTGCTTTTTGGGGCGAACTTTACGGCCTGTCCGGCAGGCGTCTGGCGGAGCGCATCGGGGCGGTGCTCGAAGTGGTGGGCCTTGCCGAGCGCGGGCGCGAACCGGTCGAACGCTTCTCCGGCGGCATGCAGCGGCGGTTGAACCTGGCGATTGGCCTGATTCACGAGCCGCGCCTGCTGCTACTCGACGAACCGACCGTAGGGGTGGACCCCCAGAGCCGCAACCGCATCTTCGAGGGCATCGAACAACTGAGCCGCGCAGGGATGGCGATCGTCTACACCAGCCACTACCTGGAGGAAGTCGAACGCCTCTGCCGGCGCGTCGCGATCGTGGACGGCGGCCGGCTGGTTGCCGAGGGCACTCCGGCCCAGTTGCAATCGGGAGCGGGTCACGGTCTGGTGGTGCTCACGGTGCAGCAGCCGCTGGAGGAGACGGCCGGGGCGCTTGCCGCTCTGGCGGGGGTGGTTGGGGTACACCAGGAAGAAGGGAGCGGACGGGTGACAATCGCGGCGGAGCGCCCCCAGCAGGTGCTTGTAGCGGCGCTGGAAGTACTTGGCAAGGCGGAGATCGGCGTTTTGGGCGTGCAACTGATCGAATCGAGTCTGGAGGCGGTCTTTTTGCAACTGACCGGCCGTTCGCTCAGGGACGAATCATGA
- a CDS encoding ABC transporter permease, protein MNTLRQIWALTWKDLRLLAGDRTAIVTLFILPALFLLVMSQALAGLYNRSQLPRVITLNADRGVVAAKILGRLSGSVRLEAAADRPAAEARLRSREAAAAVIFGEDFSRLVEGGGQPSVGFIVDPAAPRELLAPIQGAIRGAAERTLAEVVLPIRLRERVDDLAAQSPDPLVFLPLAGAFDNLQVGEVAIKEEYPSGSAPPAQRPSSLQQNVPAWTIFGIFFIVNALALSILRERQSGTLTRLAAAPLRIPVLLAGKLLPFYLINLVQAALMFALGIFGLGLVVGAQWPALILVTLAVAAVATSLGLLIATLFETPEQLGGIASVLVVVLAALGGILVPGFVMPELMRKLAALTPQYWALEGYQNVLLRNEGVVGVLPQVGVLLLFAIGLFLLATWRLGRAPV, encoded by the coding sequence ATGAACACCCTGCGTCAGATCTGGGCGCTTACCTGGAAAGATCTGCGCCTGCTGGCAGGTGATCGCACGGCCATCGTCACCCTTTTCATCCTGCCGGCGCTGTTTTTGCTGGTGATGAGCCAGGCGCTCGCCGGGCTCTACAACCGCAGCCAGCTGCCGCGGGTAATCACCCTCAACGCCGATCGCGGAGTTGTGGCTGCGAAGATTCTGGGCAGGCTTTCCGGGTCGGTGCGCCTGGAGGCCGCCGCCGATCGCCCGGCGGCCGAGGCGCGCCTGAGAAGCCGCGAGGCGGCGGCGGCGGTCATCTTCGGCGAAGACTTCAGCCGTCTGGTCGAGGGTGGTGGGCAACCGAGCGTCGGTTTCATCGTCGATCCGGCCGCTCCGCGCGAGTTGCTCGCTCCTATTCAAGGGGCGATTCGGGGGGCGGCGGAGCGCACCCTGGCCGAGGTGGTGCTGCCCATTCGTCTGCGCGAGCGCGTCGATGACCTGGCCGCCCAGAGCCCGGACCCGCTGGTTTTTTTGCCGCTGGCGGGTGCCTTCGACAATTTGCAGGTGGGGGAAGTTGCGATCAAAGAGGAGTACCCGAGCGGCAGCGCTCCGCCCGCCCAGCGCCCCAGTAGTCTTCAGCAGAACGTCCCGGCCTGGACGATCTTCGGCATTTTCTTCATCGTGAACGCCCTGGCGCTTTCGATCTTGCGCGAGCGGCAGAGCGGCACCCTCACCCGCCTTGCGGCGGCACCTTTGCGTATTCCTGTGCTGCTTGCGGGCAAACTGCTGCCTTTCTATTTGATCAATCTCGTCCAGGCGGCTTTGATGTTTGCCCTGGGGATCTTCGGACTTGGGCTTGTGGTGGGGGCGCAGTGGCCGGCGCTCATCCTGGTCACCCTGGCCGTCGCGGCGGTGGCCACCAGCCTGGGGCTGCTCATCGCCACCCTCTTCGAGACGCCTGAGCAGTTGGGGGGGATCGCCAGTGTGCTGGTGGTCGTGCTCGCCGCCCTGGGGGGCATTTTGGTGCCTGGTTTCGTGATGCCCGAATTGATGCGTAAACTGGCCGCCCTCACCCCCCAGTACTGGGCCTTGGAAGGCTATCAAAACGTGCTGTTGCGCAACGAAGGCGTTGTCGGAGTCCTTCCGCAGGTGGGGGTGTTGCTGCTGTTCGCCATTGGGCTGTTTCTACTTGCCACCTGGCGACTTGGCCGCGCGCCTGTTTGA
- a CDS encoding DUF1778 domain-containing protein, whose product MGKAMAASDGNLRGKDVVINLRAEQGQRELIDRAAKVLGKNRSDFMIESALRAAETVLLDRVFFDLDEASYARFVEALESPPAVNARLLATLTAEAPWE is encoded by the coding sequence ATGGGAAAAGCGATGGCGGCTTCAGACGGAAACCTTCGAGGGAAAGACGTGGTGATCAACTTGCGGGCCGAGCAGGGCCAGCGCGAGCTGATCGACCGGGCAGCGAAGGTGCTCGGTAAAAACCGCTCCGATTTTATGATCGAGAGCGCCTTGCGCGCTGCCGAAACGGTTTTGCTCGATCGGGTGTTTTTTGATCTGGACGAAGCCTCTTACGCACGGTTCGTGGAGGCATTGGAGAGTCCCCCGGCTGTGAATGCACGTTTGCTCGCCACCCTCACTGCTGAAGCTCCCTGGGAGTAG
- a CDS encoding GNAT family N-acetyltransferase, whose protein sequence is MVQVESVKPSAPELLAAHHELVGFCCKELALNEWLVKRARQNQNTGASRTFVVCIGVRVVAYYCLAMGSVSSHIAPGKVRRNMPDPIPVAVIGRLAVDKSYEGQGYGKGLVKDAVQRVIQMSQVIGVRAILVHAVSVQAKSFYLNRGFLESPVEAMTLMLPMQDALRIYAVAFRPS, encoded by the coding sequence GTGGTCCAAGTGGAATCCGTTAAGCCCAGTGCACCGGAATTATTGGCGGCGCATCACGAACTTGTCGGGTTCTGCTGCAAGGAATTGGCATTGAACGAATGGCTCGTAAAGCGTGCAAGGCAGAATCAAAACACGGGCGCTTCGCGCACTTTTGTCGTCTGCATTGGAGTTCGGGTTGTGGCTTATTACTGCCTGGCTATGGGCTCGGTCAGTTCGCACATCGCTCCGGGCAAAGTCCGTCGTAATATGCCGGATCCGATTCCCGTAGCAGTGATTGGTCGGCTTGCAGTGGACAAGAGCTATGAAGGGCAAGGGTACGGCAAGGGGTTGGTGAAAGACGCGGTGCAGCGGGTGATTCAGATGAGCCAGGTAATTGGGGTACGGGCGATCCTGGTGCATGCCGTCTCTGTCCAGGCCAAATCGTTTTACCTCAACCGTGGTTTCTTGGAGTCGCCCGTAGAAGCGATGACCTTGATGTTGCCGATGCAGGACGCGCTGCGAATCTACGCTGTTGCCTTCCGGCCATCCTGA